TCACCTGTCGACGTACGGCGGTCGGCTCCTGCCGCTTCTGCGGGCGTGGCGTCTGCGAGAACCACCTGGCGTCCCGGCCGTACATCCTCGAGCTCCTGAAGCTCGCCGGGGTGACCCAGGCCCTCGTCGTCGAGGATGCCCTGTACTGCGGCGTGTGCCATCCCCGCCCGACGCCCGTCGCGATGCCGGAGCTGGACGGCTGATCTGCGCCTCCGAGGGCGTTCGGAGGAGTGTCAGCGAGCGAACAGACGTCGTGACGGCGGGGGAGCACTCTTGCGTCAGCGGTTCCACACCTCGAAGGAGCAGGCGATGTCCGACAAGAAGATC
This DNA window, taken from Actinomycetes bacterium, encodes the following:
- a CDS encoding DUF2180 family protein; its protein translation is MDCFTCRRTAVGSCRFCGRGVCENHLASRPYILELLKLAGVTQALVVEDALYCGVCHPRPTPVAMPELDG